A section of the Pseudomonadota bacterium genome encodes:
- a CDS encoding UvrD-helicase domain-containing protein: MAKLNPQQDEAVRYADGPLLVLAGAGSGKTRVITQKIAFLANECGYSPSKIVAVTFTNKAAREMGQRLSALMRNVQGRGPLTSTFHSLGLQILRRQPDTVGLKSKFSLFDTEDSRGLLKELTRRDTGVGDKEVAVLQSRISTWKNELVTPEDALAQAEDDTTYREASLYGEYERHLRAYNAVDFDDLIALPVRLLERDPAVCETWQNSFRHILVDEYQDTNAAQYRLLKRIAGPRASFTVVGDDDQSIYAWRGARPQNLQQLQADFPILKVVKLEQNYRSTETILKAANGLIAHNSHLYEKRLWSALGRGDAIRIVACESGEDEVQRVVSELLQRHFQKRLRYSDLAILYRSNHQARAFERALREHKVPYRITGGSSFFDAAEVRDVMAYLRLLYNPDDDAAFLRIVNTPRREIGASTLEKLGLYAQTRGISLLTACHEMGLAAHVSERALDRLHQFAEWVIGMQRVAAEESATTCVKRLLDSIDYANWLIEISKDRRAGERRQENVNDLVGWLSRLQEKWDGEPTLEALLAHISLIGMLERRDDQTSEDAVQLMTFHSAKGLEFDHVYMVGVEEELLPHRNSIDAGTIEEERRLAYVGITRARKTLTITYAGSRRMGGEEVDREPSRFLSELPPESVEWEKPGMAVDPAQRMERGRSQLAALRELLRGEAAPGE; encoded by the coding sequence ATGGCCAAGCTTAATCCGCAGCAGGACGAAGCCGTACGCTATGCCGACGGGCCGTTGTTGGTCTTGGCCGGCGCCGGCAGTGGCAAGACGCGGGTGATCACGCAAAAGATCGCCTTTTTGGCCAACGAATGTGGTTATTCGCCATCGAAAATCGTGGCCGTCACGTTCACCAACAAGGCGGCCCGAGAAATGGGGCAGCGCCTGAGCGCCTTGATGCGGAACGTTCAAGGTCGCGGACCGCTCACATCCACCTTTCACAGCCTGGGCCTGCAGATCCTCAGACGGCAGCCTGATACGGTGGGCTTGAAGTCTAAATTTTCGCTGTTCGATACGGAAGACAGCCGGGGCTTGTTGAAAGAACTGACGCGTCGGGACACCGGGGTGGGCGACAAGGAGGTTGCCGTCCTGCAGTCGCGCATTTCGACCTGGAAAAACGAATTGGTGACACCGGAGGATGCGCTGGCGCAAGCCGAAGACGACACCACCTACCGGGAAGCGAGTCTCTACGGCGAATACGAACGGCATTTGCGCGCCTACAATGCGGTGGATTTCGACGATTTGATCGCGCTGCCCGTCCGGCTGCTGGAGCGCGATCCGGCCGTATGCGAAACCTGGCAGAACAGCTTCCGACATATCTTGGTGGACGAATACCAGGACACCAACGCGGCCCAGTATCGTTTACTCAAACGCATAGCCGGCCCTCGGGCCAGTTTCACAGTGGTCGGCGATGACGACCAGTCCATCTATGCTTGGCGCGGTGCCCGCCCACAAAATCTGCAACAGCTACAAGCCGACTTCCCCATCTTGAAGGTGGTCAAGCTGGAACAAAACTACCGTTCCACCGAAACCATACTGAAAGCGGCGAACGGATTGATCGCCCACAACAGCCATTTGTACGAAAAGCGTCTTTGGAGCGCCTTGGGGCGGGGAGATGCGATTCGGATCGTGGCCTGCGAGAGTGGGGAGGACGAGGTCCAACGGGTGGTCTCCGAGCTGCTGCAACGCCATTTCCAAAAGCGGCTTCGTTACAGTGATCTGGCCATCCTCTACCGCAGCAATCACCAAGCCCGCGCGTTCGAGCGGGCGCTACGGGAACACAAGGTGCCCTATCGGATCACCGGGGGCAGTTCCTTTTTCGACGCCGCGGAAGTGCGCGATGTGATGGCGTATCTGAGGTTGTTGTACAACCCGGACGATGACGCGGCCTTTTTGCGGATCGTCAACACCCCGCGCCGCGAAATCGGCGCCAGTACCCTGGAAAAACTGGGCCTCTATGCCCAAACACGCGGGATCAGCCTATTGACGGCTTGTCATGAGATGGGGCTGGCCGCTCACGTCTCGGAACGGGCCTTGGACCGTTTGCATCAATTCGCCGAGTGGGTCATCGGCATGCAGCGCGTCGCGGCGGAAGAGTCCGCTACCACTTGTGTGAAACGGCTGCTCGATTCCATCGATTACGCCAACTGGCTGATTGAGATCAGCAAGGATCGGCGTGCGGGCGAACGACGGCAAGAGAACGTCAACGATCTGGTGGGTTGGCTGAGCCGGTTACAAGAGAAATGGGATGGCGAGCCCACGCTGGAAGCCTTGCTGGCGCATATCAGTCTTATCGGCATGTTGGAGCGCCGGGACGATCAGACCAGCGAAGATGCGGTTCAGCTCATGACGTTCCATAGCGCCAAGGGGCTGGAGTTCGACCATGTCTATATGGTGGGCGTAGAGGAGGAGTTGTTGCCTCACCGCAACAGCATCGATGCCGGGACAATAGAAGAGGAGCGCCGGCTGGCCTACGTGGGGATCACTCGTGCCCGAAAAACACTCACGATCACCTACGCCGGTTCGCGGCGGATGGGTGGCGAGGAAGTCGATCGGGAGCCGAGCCGATTCCTAAGCGAGTTGCCGCCTGAGAGTGTGGAGTGGGAAAAGCCGGGCATGGCGGTGGATCCCGCTCAGCGCATGGAGAGAGGGCGTAGCCAGCTCGCAGCGCTTCGCGAGTTGTTGCGTGGCGAGGCGGCACCGGGCGAGTGA
- a CDS encoding YifB family Mg chelatase-like AAA ATPase: MSLATVMSRAETGLDAPLVRVEVHIANGLPSLSVVGLPETAVKESKDRVRAALINVGFEFPARRITINLAPADLPKEGGRYDLPIALGILAASGQIPSRELDAYEFLGELSLNGALRKIRGALPAALKCREVQHQLILPAENADEAALIEGLAVLGADHLLAVCAHLSGQGRLPLAVPAEPSATVPDGDDMADVRGQHGAKRALEISAAGGHSVLMIGPPGTGKSMLAKRFCGILPPLTETEALETAAVLSVANAEFRPAQWRQRPFRAPHHTASGVALVGGGSSPRPGEISLAHHGVLFLDELPEFDRRVLEVLREPLETGQIHISRAARQATFPARFQLIAAMNPCPCGHLGDPRGRCRCTEDQVRRYRARLSGPLLDRIDLHVEVPPVPQDVLLAQPDTPAPSSREIRSRVVRARAQQQDRQGGPNAHLAVRELAAVCDLTASVRALLEQAIEKLGLSARAYHRILKVARTIADLEGSTAIEQAHIGEAIQYRQLDRAMR, from the coding sequence ATGAGTTTGGCTACTGTCATGAGTCGGGCGGAAACGGGGCTGGACGCGCCGCTGGTGCGCGTAGAAGTCCATATCGCCAACGGCCTGCCGTCGCTGTCGGTGGTGGGTTTGCCCGAGACCGCGGTCAAAGAATCGAAGGATCGCGTGCGCGCGGCGCTGATCAATGTCGGGTTTGAGTTTCCCGCCCGGCGGATCACCATCAATCTCGCCCCAGCCGATCTGCCCAAAGAAGGTGGCCGGTACGATTTGCCTATTGCTTTGGGCATCCTGGCTGCCTCGGGGCAGATTCCCTCACGGGAGCTCGACGCATACGAGTTTTTGGGTGAGCTCTCCTTGAACGGCGCCTTGCGAAAAATACGCGGCGCCCTGCCGGCGGCGCTCAAGTGCCGGGAGGTCCAGCACCAATTGATCCTGCCCGCCGAGAACGCCGATGAGGCTGCCTTGATCGAAGGTTTGGCGGTGCTTGGGGCCGATCACCTGTTGGCGGTGTGTGCCCACCTCTCCGGCCAGGGCCGTTTACCGCTGGCTGTGCCGGCGGAGCCATCTGCCACCGTACCGGACGGCGACGACATGGCCGATGTCCGGGGACAGCACGGCGCCAAGCGGGCCTTGGAAATCAGTGCAGCCGGTGGTCATAGCGTGCTGATGATCGGCCCGCCAGGCACCGGCAAGAGCATGTTGGCCAAGCGCTTCTGCGGGATTTTGCCACCGCTGACAGAGACGGAAGCGTTAGAGACGGCGGCAGTTCTATCGGTGGCAAATGCGGAATTTCGCCCCGCCCAATGGCGCCAGCGGCCTTTCAGGGCGCCGCACCACACCGCCTCGGGCGTGGCTTTGGTGGGCGGTGGATCTTCTCCGCGGCCGGGTGAGATTTCATTGGCCCATCATGGTGTGTTGTTTTTGGACGAGTTGCCGGAGTTTGATCGTCGGGTTCTTGAAGTGTTGAGGGAGCCTTTGGAGACGGGCCAGATTCACATTTCGCGGGCGGCTCGCCAAGCGACTTTTCCCGCCCGATTTCAGCTCATCGCGGCCATGAATCCCTGCCCCTGTGGTCATCTAGGTGATCCGCGCGGCCGCTGTCGCTGTACCGAGGACCAAGTGCGCCGATATCGGGCGCGTCTTTCCGGGCCGCTGCTGGATCGGATTGACCTGCATGTGGAAGTGCCACCCGTGCCGCAGGATGTGTTGCTGGCCCAGCCCGACACGCCGGCACCTTCCAGCCGGGAGATCCGTTCCCGGGTTGTGCGGGCCCGGGCACAGCAGCAGGATCGTCAGGGGGGTCCCAACGCTCATCTGGCCGTTCGCGAATTGGCCGCGGTCTGTGACCTCACCGCGTCCGTGCGGGCATTGCTGGAGCAAGCCATCGAAAAACTGGGCCTGTCGGCGCGCGCCTATCACCGTATCTTGAAAGTGGCCCGTACCATCGCTGATCTGGAAGGTTCGACTGCTATTGAGCAAGCCCATATCGGCGAGGCAATTCAGTACCGGCAGCTGGATCGGGCCATGCGCTGA